The Candidatus Obscuribacterales bacterium DNA segment ACTGACAAAGGAACCTTAGAATCCCAACTGTCTGGCAATAAGCAGACGTTGAATTTCAGATGTGCCTTCGCCGATTTCGCAAAGCTTGGCGTCACGCAAGAAGCGCTCTGCCGGGAAATCTTCGATGTAGCCATAACCGCCGTGGATTTGAACACAGAGGTTGCACACACGCGAAGCAATTTCAGAAGCGAATAGTTTGGCTTGTGAGCCTTCCAATGTTACGCGCTGTCCGTGGTCTTTCATCCAAGCAGCATGATACAGAAGCAATCTTGCTGCTTGTATCTGCGTGGCCATATCAGCCAAATAACCTTTAATAAACTGGAAGTTACCAATCGGCTCACCAAATGCTTCACGCTGTCTGGCATAAACCAATGCCGCATCAAGAGCAGCTTGAGCAATACCTAGTGCCAATGCGCCGATGGAAATGCGTCCGCCTTCCAATGTCGTGAGAGCTTGCTTATAGCCTTCACCTGGTGCACCAATAATATTGCCGGCAGGAATGCGGCAGTCTTCCATGGTCAAGCTGGCTGTCGGCGAACCGCGCATACCCAATTTCTTTTCCACTTTGCTGACAAAGAAACCAGGTGTTCCTTTTTCAACTATGAAAGCAGAAATGCCCTTTTTGCCGAGAGACATGTCCGTCATCGCCATAATGATGGCAACATCTGCGTGTGTGGCATTGGTGATGAATTGCTTTGTGCCGTTCAACACCCAATGATCGCCATCGAGCTTGGCAGTAGTTCTCTGCGCAGCAGCGTCTGATCCAGTGCCTGGTTCAGTCAATGCCCAACATCCGATGTATTCACCGGAAGTCAACTTCGGCAAGTACTTCTTTTTCTGCTCTTCGCTACCAAATTTGTAGATTGGGTTAGTACCCAACGACACGTGAGCGGCGTAGCTCAAACCTGTCGAGCCACATGCGCGACCAATTTCTTCAACGGCAATAGCGTAGCTTCTGTAATCAGAACCAGCTCCGCCGTACTCAGCGCCAATTGGCAATCCCAGCAAATCCAGTTTGCCTAATTTTTTGAACGCCTCAACGTTAAAACGTGCTTCGCGATCAACCGCAGCTGCTTGAGGAGCAAGTTCCTTCGTCGCAAAATCACGAATCATCTCGCGTATTGCCTGATGCTCTTCGGTCAGGAATTCGCCGTAAGGCATTACTTCTTGTGTAGTCATGGTTGGGCTCACGTTTCCGTCTCCTTCGCTATATCAGCCCTGATCATACAGCTTATTGAAAACAGTTAGCCCGCTTCCCTGCTTGTAAAACTCTCATGTTTGGGGCTGTCAGGAGTTTATTCAATCAAAATTCACAGCCCGGCCAGCAAGGCCGTTAATTCTTCCAACCCAATTGCCTCAATTCCATCGCCTATTGGATAGCGTTCACTGCCGGAATAAACTACAAACGCTCGTGTAGGTTTGAGGTCTTCGCAAGCAGAATAGAATCCCTTTTCCAGTTTGGCTGACAAACTACGTTTGATTTCGATAGCCCAGCACTCACCATCCGACAACTCGAGAACCAAATCAATCTCTGCACCAGTGAAACTTCTATAGAAGAAGGACTTGATTGACCAAGGTAAGACGGAAAGCAAATTTTCAATAACGAAGCCTTCCCAGCTAGCACCAATAACCGGATGTCCTGCTAACCTCTCCATGTTTTCTATCCCCAACAATGCGTGGACCAAGCCGCTGTCTCGCACATAGACCTTGGGAGACTTCACTAACCGCTTACGCGCATTGGCATGAAATGGTATCAAACGACGAACCAAAAGAAGATCAACCATCAGATCAAGGTACCGAGCAATCGTTTTTCCATCGACAGACAAATTTCTAGCCAGTTGCGCAGCATTCAATAGATTGCCCTGATTGTGAGACAACATTGTCCAAAATCTGCGCAAAGTCTCGGCTGGAATGCGCGGCCCTAGCTGAGGAATGTCGCGCTCCAGATAAGTGCGAATGAAATTGTCTCGCCAAATGGTGCTCGCATGATCATCTTTCGAGATAAAACTCTTGGGAAATCCACCACGCAACCATAGGGGATCCCGACTTGCATTGATCTCCAACACATCCAAAGGGAAAAGTTCTTCATAGGCAATGCGTCCGGCTAGGCTTTCGCCGGATTGTTTCAACAAATCAACAGAAACAGAACCAAGGAGGAGGAAGCGTCCTAATCCTCTTCCATCGCGGATGCCTTGATCGATAAGTCCCCGCAAAGTTTGAAAAAGCTCGGGCGCTCTCTGGACTTCATCCAAAATTACCAATTTATCCTCATGGGCAGAGAGGTATGATTCGGCATTCAGTAGCTTTGCGCGGTCTGTAGCAATTTCAAGATCTAGATAGATACTTTTGCGGTCTTTAGCAATCGTGTGGGCTAAAGTAGTCTTACCAACCTGACGAGGTCCAAGCAAAGCCACAGCAGGGAATTGCTCCAAACGATTGATAATTGTCGGTGTAAGTCGTCGAGGTATCATTATTGAAATTATGGCACACGACTCCATGATTTCAATGTTAAATTTCATCTTACACGATAGGGCGTAGTAGCTCATTTCGCACAGAAGGGAGGAGAGCCCAGCCATTGTCCACATGCAAATCACGAGCGGCGGGGGCGCCTGACAAGTCTGTGTTTCGTAGCGGCGCGCTGTATGCGCCCTCATGCATCCGCCCGGCAACCAGTCTGATGAGGTCAGTTATAATGCTTTGTGAAGGCGAAACTTGCACGTATGAGCAGCTATGACGATTACAGACTGTCTTCTGATACTTCTCCTGAGACAGAAAGACTACTTTTCCAATTGCTGGCACAAAAATCCCCAGCAGAACGGCTGCAGATGGTTTCCAAATCAACCATCATGATGCAGTCCCTATCACTTAGCGGTTTGCGTGAGCGTTATCCTGAAGATACAGACGTTCAGCTGAAAATTAGACTGGCTGAACTCCTTCATGGCAAAGACGTCGCCAGAAAAATAGCCGACAAATTGATGAATAAACAAGATCATGAATGACAGACCAATTTTCCAACGACTTCTGCCAGATTGACAAACAGCTAAAGGTAAAAAAGTGCCAAAAAGATGAAAAAGGGAGTTGGTTTACTCCCTTTATTCATCTACTTTCCCTACTCCACGCTGGTAAGCATTTCGAACGAGAACATCGTGGTGTACTCGTCAGAAAGACAGCAACAGTATTCTTCATATCCCACTACGACGCCTGCATCTGTAGCCGTAGCTGTTCGAAATTGTCTCTTGAGACTAGGTTTACAGGGATTCAATTTGTTCCAGACTGCAAAAGCTCGTTCAGCCGTTTCCTCTAGCTTTTCTTGCAAAGGATTTCGTTCGGCATTCAATTCAATCAGTCTCTTCAACTCGTCTTGTGTGATTTTCATGGTGTCTCCTCCTGTAAATTTGACATTTTGCTTTCCTCAGATTGAATTGGTTTTTAGCAGCTCATGATTTCCCTAGCGCGGCAATGCGCGCAGCAATTGCGCCGGAAGCTTTGCGAGAGTCCAAAAGCTCTTGCCAGAGCCTGCATGCGTCACTGCTTATATTTCGGCACAATCTGACATCTGCATCGGTCAGATATGCAAGATGCGATATGTGCGCCAAACCGGCATCTGTTATCTTCGCGCCGCAGATTCGAAGCACCGCAAGATTGCTAAGCCCGGATAAATACGCGA contains these protein-coding regions:
- a CDS encoding acyl-CoA dehydrogenase family protein, which translates into the protein MPYGEFLTEEHQAIREMIRDFATKELAPQAAAVDREARFNVEAFKKLGKLDLLGLPIGAEYGGAGSDYRSYAIAVEEIGRACGSTGLSYAAHVSLGTNPIYKFGSEEQKKKYLPKLTSGEYIGCWALTEPGTGSDAAAQRTTAKLDGDHWVLNGTKQFITNATHADVAIIMAMTDMSLGKKGISAFIVEKGTPGFFVSKVEKKLGMRGSPTASLTMEDCRIPAGNIIGAPGEGYKQALTTLEGGRISIGALALGIAQAALDAALVYARQREAFGEPIGNFQFIKGYLADMATQIQAARLLLYHAAWMKDHGQRVTLEGSQAKLFASEIASRVCNLCVQIHGGYGYIEDFPAERFLRDAKLCEIGEGTSEIQRLLIARQLGF
- a CDS encoding ATP-binding protein; this translates as MKFNIEIMESCAIISIMIPRRLTPTIINRLEQFPAVALLGPRQVGKTTLAHTIAKDRKSIYLDLEIATDRAKLLNAESYLSAHEDKLVILDEVQRAPELFQTLRGLIDQGIRDGRGLGRFLLLGSVSVDLLKQSGESLAGRIAYEELFPLDVLEINASRDPLWLRGGFPKSFISKDDHASTIWRDNFIRTYLERDIPQLGPRIPAETLRRFWTMLSHNQGNLLNAAQLARNLSVDGKTIARYLDLMVDLLLVRRLIPFHANARKRLVKSPKVYVRDSGLVHALLGIENMERLAGHPVIGASWEGFVIENLLSVLPWSIKSFFYRSFTGAEIDLVLELSDGECWAIEIKRSLSAKLEKGFYSACEDLKPTRAFVVYSGSERYPIGDGIEAIGLEELTALLAGL